The following proteins come from a genomic window of Oscillospiraceae bacterium:
- a CDS encoding AAA family ATPase, with protein MKKPFVIAISGVSGSGKTTVTKELESRLKNYTVLSFDDYDDVYLAGREINDLPEGRNLYDDWQVGPIAADIEQLLREPLDYIIMDYPFGRQNSAIAPYIDLSVFVDVPLDAALARRIIRDYTDRGSERHEISVDLKALGDYLKHYLNYQIPTYRHFIDTQKPYADVVIDGMQNVKTSADQIVEYLSKKE; from the coding sequence ATGAAAAAGCCATTTGTGATTGCGATATCGGGTGTCTCGGGAAGCGGAAAGACAACCGTGACAAAGGAATTGGAAAGCCGTCTTAAAAATTACACGGTGTTATCTTTTGATGATTATGATGATGTCTATTTGGCCGGGAGGGAAATTAACGATTTACCGGAAGGCAGAAATCTGTATGATGACTGGCAGGTCGGTCCGATTGCGGCGGATATCGAGCAACTTTTAAGAGAACCGCTTGATTATATCATAATGGATTATCCGTTCGGGCGTCAGAATTCAGCCATTGCACCGTATATCGATTTATCTGTTTTTGTCGATGTGCCGCTCGATGCCGCACTTGCACGGCGAATCATTCGGGATTACACCGATAGGGGTTCGGAAAGACATGAAATTTCCGTGGATTTAAAAGCTCTCGGAGATTATTTGAAACACTATTTAAATTATCAAATACCCACTTACCGACATTTCATAGACACACAAAAACCGTATGCAGATGTTGTTATAGACGGCATGCAGAATGTCAAAACAAGTGCGGATCAAATCGTTGAATACTTATCTAAAAAGGAGTGA
- a CDS encoding GNAT family N-acetyltransferase, which produces MNISLAEYHSRFREETIERIVRFFGFHCELRGKNSTVTEKNYTAASQTLCDWISDGHELYVIEFNGRSVGFLHIGYRGGNVAWIEDIFVDEIMRRKGIATETIKIAEELIKSKPDYTAICLDVVPRNIAALRLYHKLGYDCLGLITVRKELCEHNRDQTEKVFGLEFKY; this is translated from the coding sequence ATGAACATTTCTCTGGCGGAGTATCACAGCCGATTTCGGGAGGAGACGATTGAGCGAATCGTCCGTTTTTTCGGATTTCACTGTGAGCTCAGGGGTAAAAATTCAACTGTAACCGAAAAAAATTATACGGCGGCATCACAAACGCTTTGTGATTGGATTTCCGACGGCCATGAATTATATGTAATTGAGTTTAACGGACGATCGGTGGGCTTTCTACATATCGGCTACCGCGGCGGAAATGTGGCTTGGATAGAGGACATTTTCGTCGATGAGATCATGCGCAGAAAAGGGATTGCAACCGAAACCATTAAAATCGCCGAGGAATTGATTAAGAGCAAACCGGATTATACGGCGATTTGTTTGGACGTAGTTCCGCGCAATATCGCCGCTTTACGCCTATATCACAAACTGGGTTATGACTGTCTGGGGTTGATTACCGTAAGGAAAGAACTCTGTGAACATAACCGCGATCAGACCGAAAAAGTGTTCGGTCTTGAATTCAAATATTAG
- a CDS encoding HD domain-containing protein: MDKKELVQIYVDEIFSAMEDDKRIVSYHHTGGVALLCALLAEKRGLDRELAYICGMLHDVYPPKGGKRIFHAVNGAEMVRVAFKNELKDLFTEKEQMLIRSAIFHHSDKTHVHDAYDEILKDADLLQHWLWEPEEKYITKRMVNLQKEFGLPLSELPEAKSNRFFISEFTRAAFADIAKELAKKQIHGERSDETYMKLIQYSPEKTAFDELKNAWCAAFVFHCAIAAGLKLPIRYAPTANTRFACVEAWLEWGQKNVSATLKRTDLSRNAAILSFMTILFLPRTNRKTALGMTTSGLY, from the coding sequence ATGGATAAAAAAGAACTTGTACAGATCTATGTGGATGAGATTTTTTCCGCCATGGAAGACGACAAGAGAATCGTCTCTTATCATCACACCGGCGGCGTTGCTTTGTTATGTGCCCTGCTTGCGGAAAAACGCGGCCTTGACCGTGAACTCGCGTACATATGCGGAATGCTGCATGACGTTTATCCTCCGAAAGGAGGCAAGCGGATTTTTCACGCAGTCAATGGCGCAGAGATGGTTCGGGTAGCGTTCAAGAATGAGTTAAAAGATCTTTTTACCGAGAAGGAACAGATGCTGATCCGTTCCGCGATCTTTCATCATTCGGATAAAACGCATGTGCACGACGCATACGATGAAATATTGAAAGACGCCGATTTATTGCAGCATTGGCTCTGGGAACCGGAAGAGAAATATATCACAAAACGTATGGTGAATTTACAAAAGGAATTTGGGCTGCCGCTCAGTGAATTGCCGGAGGCAAAGTCCAATCGGTTCTTTATCAGCGAGTTTACAAGAGCCGCGTTCGCCGATATTGCCAAGGAACTTGCAAAAAAGCAAATTCACGGTGAAAGAAGCGACGAGACATATATGAAGTTGATTCAATATTCCCCCGAGAAGACGGCGTTTGATGAGCTGAAAAACGCCTGGTGCGCGGCGTTTGTCTTTCACTGTGCGATAGCGGCGGGACTGAAACTGCCGATCCGATATGCACCGACGGCGAACACGCGCTTTGCCTGCGTCGAGGCGTGGTTGGAATGGGGACAGAAAAACGTTTCTGCCACTTTGAAAAGGACGGATTTATCCCGGAACGCGGCGATATTGTCATTTATGACAATATTATTCCTCCCGAGAACAAACCGGAAAACTGCCCTTGGTATGACCACATCGGGATTGTATTAG
- a CDS encoding HAD family hydrolase — protein MNLPKMILFDYGHTLLYEPGWDSLNGETALYKHIKANPNHLTVEEINRQAQELFKQFDAARKLGYEIHERQFQKTLYEHLGVTFEISLEEAEEIFWYGTSPGAMMPDADKMIEYINQNGIHSGVISNIGFSEAALTSRINHFLPMNQFEFFIASSEYGLRKPNRMLFEIALRKAGLDAKDVWFCGDNPQADIEGAAEAGIFPVWYDSVIDCEYRDKSKETAPQCEYLYIREWRELIETLEKLK, from the coding sequence ATGAATTTGCCGAAGATGATTTTATTCGATTACGGACACACGCTGCTTTATGAGCCGGGATGGGATTCTTTAAATGGTGAAACCGCATTGTATAAACACATCAAAGCGAATCCGAATCATTTGACAGTGGAAGAGATCAACAGACAAGCCCAGGAGCTTTTTAAACAGTTTGATGCGGCCAGAAAACTCGGTTATGAAATTCACGAGCGGCAGTTTCAAAAAACACTATATGAACATTTGGGCGTTACATTTGAAATTTCTTTGGAAGAAGCTGAGGAGATCTTTTGGTACGGAACATCACCCGGTGCAATGATGCCTGACGCGGATAAAATGATTGAGTATATCAATCAAAACGGAATCCACAGCGGTGTAATCAGCAATATCGGTTTTTCGGAAGCGGCGCTGACAAGTCGGATCAATCATTTCTTACCGATGAATCAATTTGAATTCTTCATTGCTTCCAGTGAATATGGTCTAAGAAAACCGAATCGGATGCTGTTTGAAATCGCGCTGCGCAAGGCCGGGTTGGACGCAAAAGACGTCTGGTTTTGCGGGGATAATCCGCAGGCCGATATCGAGGGTGCGGCGGAGGCTGGGATCTTCCCGGTGTGGTATGACAGCGTGATCGATTGTGAATACCGGGATAAATCAAAAGAAACAGCACCGCAGTGCGAGTATTTGTATATACGAGAATGGCGGGAACTGATTGAAACCTTGGAGAAATTGAAATGA
- a CDS encoding MazG nucleotide pyrophosphohydrolase domain-containing protein has product MGITISYLQEYIKAKDFHPELKEKYFMKLAEEVGELSRAMRKNLRPEQEGAIKETVEEELWDVVYYALAIANTYGIDLEKVIPIKEKLNNEKYGSKVKFEVIEDEHFSGGVSQPISGGDD; this is encoded by the coding sequence ATGGGCATCACGATTTCTTATTTACAGGAATACATCAAGGCCAAGGATTTTCATCCGGAGCTGAAAGAGAAATATTTTATGAAATTAGCCGAGGAAGTCGGCGAACTCTCCCGTGCCATGCGCAAAAACCTGCGCCCTGAACAAGAAGGTGCGATCAAAGAAACCGTTGAAGAAGAACTTTGGGATGTGGTCTATTACGCGCTTGCAATCGCAAATACCTATGGGATTGATCTTGAAAAAGTGATTCCTATAAAAGAAAAGTTAAACAACGAGAAGTATGGCAGCAAGGTGAAATTTGAGGTGATTGAAGATGAACATTTCTCTGGCGGAGTATCACAGCCGATTTCGGGAGGAGACGATTGA
- a CDS encoding DUF4111 domain-containing protein has protein sequence MTGLKTSISKMTEAITAILSENQPSVYLFGSVVLDDFRLGWSDIDILCLTQTEISQMQADELVELRQKLLENEPENPYYRSFEGGMLPLNAFLNHAPGRVIYWGTSGQRITDNYHFDSFGMAELLEDGVLLFGKDVRDRMIYPTYEQLRLDVMRHYEVIRKYAQTTGRSVKSYGWLLDVARGLYTLRIGKVIAKTKAGEWALEQGLCPAPEALETAVAIRKAFAKYRDRADVLSQAETLGSNIQRFADVLQKELEKTERVSGDNI, from the coding sequence ATGACGGGATTAAAAACCTCGATTTCTAAGATGACAGAAGCGATTACGGCGATTTTATCCGAAAACCAACCCTCTGTTTATTTATTCGGCTCGGTGGTTTTGGATGATTTTCGGCTTGGATGGAGCGATATTGATATTCTCTGCCTGACACAGACGGAGATCTCGCAGATGCAGGCCGATGAACTGGTAGAACTGCGGCAGAAACTGCTTGAAAATGAACCGGAAAATCCGTATTACCGCAGTTTTGAGGGCGGAATGTTGCCCTTGAACGCGTTTTTGAATCACGCCCCCGGCCGGGTGATCTATTGGGGCACGAGCGGACAGCGAATCACCGACAACTATCATTTTGACAGCTTCGGAATGGCCGAACTGCTCGAGGACGGAGTCCTTCTTTTCGGAAAAGATGTACGTGATCGGATGATTTATCCGACTTATGAACAACTGCGTTTGGATGTGATGCGTCACTACGAGGTCATTCGTAAATACGCGCAGACAACGGGCAGAAGTGTCAAGTCCTACGGTTGGCTGCTGGATGTCGCCAGAGGGCTTTATACACTGCGAATAGGTAAAGTCATCGCCAAGACCAAAGCCGGTGAATGGGCTTTGGAACAGGGGCTATGCCCTGCCCCGGAAGCGCTTGAAACGGCGGTTGCAATCAGGAAAGCATTTGCAAAATATCGGGATCGGGCGGATGTTTTAAGTCAAGCCGAAACGCTCGGGTCAAATATCCAGCGATTCGCCGATGTGCTACAAAAAGAACTTGAAAAGACAGAGCGAGTTTCAGGAGACAACATATGA
- a CDS encoding GNAT family N-acetyltransferase: MLDLSLPKISVLMVKPDVYTYPRFELHEGFRFSGYRPGMEEDWARIQYGVSQTDSLQEARDIFKRDFLSKPAILEKQCLFVISPNGQAVATAAIWPGPDFGKTHLRFHKVACLPDYQGYGLMKALLTKLLDVYNEIDNDGFLYLTSKTHSYKAINIYKKFGFEPYLGEKPANWPVKDYDTVNPAAWKMIQDRIDSYKTGKKVFSIHNATAADADDYAFVICESWKAAYAEIISPEELAEKTDVQKRTAFLKTILADPNGYFYLAYDGGKPCGACSACKSRDGDLPDWGEIVALYTLKEYWGHGVGKLLMDTVLAELKRMGYRNVLLWAFEKNARARRFYEKYGFAFDGTYKDSGLKDRKKTQEVRYRIDLFE, from the coding sequence ATGCTCGATTTATCATTGCCTAAAATCAGCGTGCTGATGGTGAAACCCGATGTTTATACATACCCGAGGTTTGAACTGCATGAGGGATTCCGGTTCAGCGGTTATCGCCCCGGCATGGAGGAGGATTGGGCACGCATTCAATACGGCGTCTCGCAGACCGACTCTTTACAGGAGGCCCGGGACATTTTCAAACGGGACTTTTTATCGAAACCGGCGATTCTTGAAAAGCAGTGTCTGTTTGTGATCTCACCAAACGGACAAGCTGTTGCAACTGCGGCGATTTGGCCGGGTCCCGACTTCGGCAAAACCCATCTGCGGTTTCATAAGGTCGCCTGCCTGCCCGATTATCAAGGCTACGGGCTGATGAAAGCACTTCTGACGAAATTGCTCGACGTGTACAACGAGATTGATAACGACGGGTTTTTGTATCTGACCAGCAAGACACACAGCTATAAGGCGATCAATATCTATAAAAAGTTCGGGTTCGAGCCGTATTTGGGCGAAAAGCCGGCAAATTGGCCCGTCAAAGATTATGACACCGTCAACCCTGCGGCGTGGAAGATGATTCAGGACAGAATTGATTCCTACAAAACCGGCAAAAAAGTCTTCAGCATCCACAACGCCACCGCCGCCGATGCAGATGATTATGCATTCGTAATCTGCGAATCGTGGAAGGCCGCATATGCCGAGATCATCTCCCCTGAAGAATTAGCCGAAAAGACCGATGTTCAAAAGCGTACCGCGTTTTTAAAAACGATTCTTGCCGATCCAAATGGGTACTTCTACCTTGCGTATGACGGGGGAAAACCCTGCGGAGCGTGTTCCGCGTGCAAAAGCCGAGACGGGGATTTGCCGGACTGGGGTGAAATTGTCGCCCTCTATACGCTCAAAGAATACTGGGGACACGGCGTCGGAAAACTGCTGATGGACACCGTGCTGGCAGAACTGAAGCGGATGGGATATCGGAATGTTCTCCTCTGGGCATTTGAAAAAAATGCCCGTGCGCGGCGATTTTATGAAAAATACGGATTCGCTTTTGACGGAACTTATAAAGACAGCGGATTGAAAGATAGGAAGAAAACGCAGGAAGTTCGGTATCGGATTGATCTTTTTGAATGA
- a CDS encoding 4Fe-4S binding protein, which translates to MTSTGLCIGCMACVSTCPNGAIEVENGKMGFPVPKINQQCKDCGMCLRECPIQNDGN; encoded by the coding sequence GTGACCTCAACAGGGCTGTGCATCGGATGTATGGCTTGCGTTTCTACCTGCCCAAACGGAGCGATTGAAGTCGAAAACGGAAAGATGGGCTTCCCTGTTCCGAAAATTAATCAACAATGCAAGGATTGCGGGATGTGTCTTCGGGAATGCCCTATTCAAAATGATGGGAATTGA
- a CDS encoding DUF1848 domain-containing protein, with product MILSASRRTDIPCFYGEWFMNRIRAGYVLTRNPMNHAQLSRVQLSPEIVDCIVFWTKDPSSFLPCLDELNALGYRYYFQFTLTPYNRSIEPGLRNKSALEDTFIELSKRIGRDRVIWRYDPIILNDVLSVVYHKKEFARMRGKLSGFTDTVTISFVDLYAKLKTPLIRAISENEIAELAGFIGETAKTYGIRPVACCENDLTSYGIEGASCIDLKRIEQICGCKLDLKPDKNQRSGCGCVESIDIGAYNTCMNGCVYCYANDTPLTTRRRYDAHDPTGEILVGKLTGDEKITERAVRSNKIN from the coding sequence TTGATTTTATCCGCATCGAGGAGAACGGATATTCCCTGTTTTTACGGTGAATGGTTTATGAATCGGATTCGCGCGGGATATGTTTTGACCCGCAATCCGATGAACCATGCGCAGCTTTCGCGTGTTCAGCTCTCGCCCGAAATTGTGGACTGTATCGTCTTTTGGACGAAAGATCCGTCAAGCTTTTTGCCTTGCCTGGATGAGTTGAATGCGTTGGGATATCGATATTATTTTCAATTCACGCTGACACCTTATAATCGATCAATTGAACCGGGACTGCGTAATAAATCGGCTCTGGAAGACACTTTTATTGAGTTATCGAAACGAATTGGAAGAGACCGCGTGATCTGGCGGTATGACCCGATCATTTTGAATGATGTGCTTAGTGTAGTATATCACAAGAAAGAATTTGCAAGAATGCGCGGAAAGCTGTCTGGCTTTACGGATACTGTGACGATCAGTTTTGTGGATTTATACGCAAAACTGAAAACGCCGTTGATTCGAGCGATTTCCGAAAACGAAATAGCCGAATTGGCGGGATTTATCGGAGAAACCGCGAAGACATACGGTATTCGCCCGGTGGCCTGTTGTGAAAATGATTTAACTTCGTATGGGATTGAAGGTGCAAGCTGCATAGATTTAAAAAGGATTGAGCAAATTTGCGGCTGCAAACTTGACTTGAAACCGGATAAAAACCAAAGATCGGGCTGCGGATGTGTTGAAAGTATCGACATCGGCGCGTATAATACCTGTATGAACGGCTGCGTCTACTGCTACGCCAACGACACCCCCCTGACCACCCGACGCAGATATGACGCGCATGATCCGACCGGTGAAATTCTGGTCGGAAAACTGACCGGAGACGAAAAGATCACGGAAAGAGCCGTCCGTTCGAATAAAATCAACTAA